AGGAGTACATTTTATCGACAGGATGAAATAGGGGTTTATATTGATATCTCGTTCATATATATTAATACactcacaaatcataattattattatggtgaCTTTATGAATGACGTGCCCCCTCGTCCTAGTGATGTAGGTAGGTGgcgatttgaaatgaaatgaaataaataaaataaaattatagtaccctttgaaaattaatagaataagtatacaaattataactattattctattattttattaatttcaaagggtacctactataattatattttataaatacaagaaagtagccctgaattcatacattttaagaaataaataaaattagtgtTGGGAGAGAGCAAAAGATTCTCTAAATATATCGGTATTGAACAATaactcatttattttattaatttattctatcatattcaattattatattcatatgagAAGACATAACAGGCTTTATTTGCCCAATTATGTTGTGCTATTCACAGAGAACCCGAACAAGCCGGAGTTAGTACTGCAGCCGAGTGTGTTCATAATCTGCTTGGAGTACAACCCGAAGGACGCCCACAGCCTGGTGAGCGGTCTGTACAACGGTCAGGTTGCGTTCTGGGACACCAGACGCGGCGGCGGTCAACCGGTTGACGTCAGCCGACTCTACTCCAGTCACCGCGACCCCGTCTCCAGTGTGCTCTGGATCAACTCAAAGTCGGGAACCGAATTCTTTTCAACATCCATCGATGGACAGGTAATATCTATTCAAACTATATCTTACTAGGAAAACCCAAGAGGAGATAAAGACTGATCCTGACAGATCATAATCCCAGGAATCCATGGAAGGTTTTTGTAAAATAGGCTGTCAAACTTCCTCACAACTTCCTGATTTCCTTACAACTACATAAAAAACAAAGCTCGAGTAAGTATGGGTTCTGAAATACTTTGTTACTAAGAGAATAATGGCGAAGGATTGTGATTTcttcttgaaattttcaatttatttattcaatgatacatataacacaaatcattaaaatgattggggaaggaccaacaggcacagcccgaaACTGTACCTTCCCCGAATTTCAATTCATACACCAGGTCTGAAAAGTAGCTTATATAtttcattcacttttgaatttgagtccaattttcagtggaaacacttgaaaacaagaaattttgGGTTTAGACTGTTTGAAGCCAaattaaataacgaaattacaCTCAATTATAGTTTACATTTGCATTGACCATTGATGTACCCTACCCTCATGAGGccacatttttaaaattgataatttgaagaaatatttgCAATCTCACGAAGTTTGTCGTTCTATTTTGCAAACACTCTGTAGTatagccatagagaaaagataccgttaaacattatttgtatttgattTAACCTACTTGAGTGAAATTGCTATGTAATGACCAATACATAACATATTGATGATATATAATGTTGTTTGGAGATTAAAATATTGGGTTTACCGCCAAAGGAAATATGCTATCAAGTGTacctaaaaatatatttaaaactgACAGGTAACCCGTGCGCCGGAGAAAATATTGTGTTGTGAAGTGCAGTCTCCTTATGTACAGAGGAAGATTCGAGATTCAAGATTGAATAATTGTCAAAATTACGTGGGTAATCTCTATCAGAGTTGAACATTTTGGTAAATAGTTTGGTCTCGAACCCGCAACCTTTCAACAAAGAATAGCCAAGGTTTCACTTGGAGAAAGCTCTTTTTGTTTGGGCTATTATTGTTGCACAAATACTTTGGATAACAAATTGCATAAATTTATTACTAGTGAATTTTGAAAGTGAGAAGCTACATAAGCACTGAGCTTTCTGGTATTAATGAttgtatttaaataatttgattcaGATCAAATGGTGGGACGTCCGCAAGCTGGCCGAGCCAATAGAGAATCTGCTGCTGGATGTGGTGAAGGGTGAGGAGCAGTCTCTCAGTAGGGCCATTGGAGCTTCCTGTCTGGAATATGAGCCCACCATCCCAACACGCTTCATGGTAGGTCTATGCAATACTGAATTCTACACTGTAGGCATACACTTAATAAAGTTACCGCATTCAATGACCTGTAATACGACCTGAAACGTGATCTGTAATATGTGATGGATAGGATCACCGAAACAAGTAAAGTCTATGGACTTGATATCATTGAATAGTAAAGTTTATGGAcatgtcattgaataaaacttgatttgatttgatataaaatacaaataagacaAAGCTCATGGTCATCAGTTGAGAGGACATTCAGAGGAGCAAATTTGTACGTCGATCAGACAAGAATTGAACGATACACAAAATATATCTACATCGAAACTGTCATGGGACAATCCTCAGGCTATATTCGAACTGGAAAAGCCAAAAGCGCtttcttcaaatcaaatagaatttcttttttacacaTTGTTTTACAAGTTAATTGTATCTACGGTATTGTTAATTCTTAATAGGGTCTTTGTTTAAGAGACATGACAACCAGGGATGTGTTtagaatggaaataaattattcagtgtaattcaatttattcacacacaaaaatacaatgagaaaaagcaatatacaataaaacaaataacatgaaataaaattcCTTATTTACACATTGTTTTACAAGTTAAttgtatcaaataaatattgtcacatataaataatgaaaatactaCGGTATTGTTAATTCTAAATAGGGTCTTTGTTTAAGAGACATGACAACCATGGTGTTTAGAATGGAAAgaaattatttaattcaattcattcacaacacaaaaaaatacgttgagaaaaaacaataatatatacaataaaacaaataaaattagttttaactcactctgtattgtaTCGAAACGTATcattatagcacaacacttgttagaTCAACCTCTATTCATAGCCCGAATATCAAAAATGTTCAACAATTAAAATCTCTCAAAGTCTttcaggaatgatagtacttgacgagaggaacaataatatgtcatcacattggccaaATTCACTCATATTCTTGAGTTATATTTGAAGATGTGTGATTCTTCTGATCTGTTTCAGTGAATAGCTTAAactgagataatatttttacaaGTGTTCATATTCCTTTTTTTAGGTAGGAACTGAAAATGGTTTAGTGATATCGGGCAATAGGAAAGGCAAAACTCCTCAAGAGAAGCTGGGTGCCCAGTACAAATGTCACCACGGACCAGTGATGTCACTTCAGCGCAGTCCTGCCTTTGTCAAAAACTTTTTGACTGTTGGTGATTGGACTGCTCGAATCTGGTCTGAAGATTGCAAAGAATCATCCATCATCTGGACTAGGTGACCAACAACTCTAGTGATATCAACTAgaatttttataacattttattaaaatgtaGTTTACTTCTGtttacaaacaatattattcatttagcGAACAGTactgaattaaattgaattgaaaaatcgtTATTCATGATCATGTACAGGTACATCCGGAACTGCGTCAATgtaatacaaataaacataacatactagtagttctgtgaaaagtagacctcacacagttttctcatccacaagtatctggtgtcacctgttcattggcttctccagacatatGTATGCATGCAATgatatagtctgattaatcctatcttcagagtagatgatatcggagtatggagaaaattccttttcctttcatattacccttaaaatgcaaaatttcgaaaaaccctCTGTATAcaatatacatcgacgcgcagttaaaaaaggaatattcctgccaaatctcatagaattctatcaacgcgtttggccgtaaatgccttacgtacatacagacagacgtAAGAAAATccaagttaaaacatagacctcggTCAAAAAAGTAGTAGAAATCAGTCTTAAACCTCCTATAGAATTAGCAAAAAGTAATAAACAACAGTCATAAACCTGTACTGTAGTGTGAGCTGTAAAATCTTATAAAGAGTACAGATACAATGATTTTAAATACCGTACTCCTTAATTTCTTTATATCCTCTATTGCCTGTAATTCTAAAGGCAGCATTGTGAAGTATTTCCTTCCCATGTAGTGcgtatttttcttgaaaaattcaactagTGTCTTTCCTTTATCCTCCCAAGTAGTTAATGTTCTTGAGGTACTGCACTCAATgatctataatttattaattaatatggaAATAATTACATAGCACCctcttttcaaaacttttttgtATAAATACACTCACATACAACACAACTAGTTACGGCTTTTaagcaattttcaattttttagcCTAGGcctacataaaaatatatattttcccaGTTTGTCATGAAATTGATGTGAAGAGTGAACTTGTAGAAAAGGTCTATAAATGTGATTCTTACTTTTTATTGCTGCACTCAATCTTCATGCCAATAGCTCTCAATAAATTACAACAGCATAATATTGTAGGataaattttgttaaaaaatagCATGCTATATATGTGCCAAATTTGTTTGATAGAAAGAAATCAGTCTGTTTATTTCTAATCTTCATATACTGGATTTCTAATTTTCAGTTATCACAAATCGTTATTGACAGCCGGCTGTTGGAGTCCAGCAAGATATTCTGTGTTTTACATCACGAGAGAAGATGGCACTCTTGATGCTTGGGACATTCTACAGAATCAACGCAGTCCCAATCTCAGTGTGAAGGTACAGAGATttaagagccggtttccgagctcgggatttagctaagtttctagactttaaacagctggagtcagaaagttggctttccaaaacggggcgtagtcgtagtttttctgataatatttattttttcatttattttattagaaacgttttccttgacgaaatgaaacattctaaatgattcaaaatagctgaaactttacactattttctctctctgttatgttgtgttcaattttctagtttttcgaaatttaatttaaacgtggactgcgactacgccccgtttcggaaagcaaattttctgactccagctgtttataGTCTaaaacttggctaaatcccgagcttggaaaccggcccttaatgaatcaatgttttttcaagtgtTAGTAGTTTATCATGACTCATGTCTCACGTCATTTCAATGATGCTTTTCCTATTTAACGCTTCATTTGTATTGTTCTATATATGATACGATATTGCTAGAGCAATATTGCTCTTTAACATTGCTAGAACGATAATTGTTCTACCTAAATGCTCAAGGCATGCTTGAAAATTTAAGTACAGgtacttataataaattattcaaatacatattttgcATCAAGAAGAACGAAAAACATCAAGAAGTGTTGTAAAGTGAAGTGTAGgaattattttcgtttattccAACTTCTTCTTATTGCATcacagttgtgttgtgtgtgatgttgtggtacttttccataattaaaaaacaaattttcaatttcaatttcaatttttcaatttcaatttattaaaaacacacaaaacaagacaaaacaaaattacaaagatttacgaaacaaataaaacacaataaaatgttacaaatataaaaaaacaatgggcttagtgtttgggtgtgttggagaagagaaaaaaaaaagagaggaaggcacctagccaactatggtttcccatgtaataggcaggcaaagaagagaagagaagtaatgaggaaaaaaaggaagggagaaatggggggaaggaagaaaacagaggaataggtactcaaaataaaggtaagcgagtccactgaaaaaagaaaaaaactgatgaaaaaacaatgctggagcagaaatctcgagtcatatatctaaatggaagaagaaattactgtatgtccagttttttatatccagtttattTTTCcactgatcttattgtccatgagaaagtgatttggaatgaggtttattattttagtacctatgtaaattaattgcctccttatacattcaatatcagTGTTATagattacatatttgttagcagtggcccttagattataataattaagagtagagtttattgtgagaggaaaatcggatctatattttattaagtactcaattacggtttttatgtgtaattgacgtatagtcatgacctcaaaatcactaaaaaccatatccgttggatagagcctgggtttgcttaatatagttttaattatcagtttttgtgctacaaataattcagcaatatgacagttgaaacagcctccccaaacaactatgccatactgcaaaATTGActcgactagagcatgatacatcattttcaggtggttcttattaagaaatctgttaacttgataaaatttaaaagataaatatctaatttttctacatatgtatttaatatgaacatcccatttaaggtttccatcaattataattcccaaatacttagtattattgacttttttaatggtgggacaatcacaattacccaagtttaaattgcactgagaatggagtctcaaatcttgattctcgttaggctgtcctactctatttgcagagaaagttatgtaattagttttttcaatatttaaacttaaggtattcttatctaaccacttcttaattaaaagcatattattttcagctatggtatgaacttcgttccatgaattaccgttaaaaatagctgcagtatcatctgcaaaggatatcacagttgagtttagaagtcttaaatttaaaaagtcatttacatagagtatgaaaaggatgggagaaagtacagtaccttgaggaagaccataagaagttaagttagttacactagattgatcatttatggttagggactgggttctattactcaaatagcttttgaacattttaagcgagactcctctgaaaccataggactccagtttattgaacaaagtattatgaggtattgtatcaaaagctttgcgtatatccaggaagaccgcaatagtttttttattggagtttattttatcagataaagtattgatgaatattattagagcgtcagatgtacttttaccattttggaaaccgaattggttcttgttgattattttgttaagattcaagaaagaaacaactcttgactttattagtttctccattattttagcaaggttgctgataagactaatcggtctataatttcagggattagtcgggtcaccttgtttgaatagaggttttattttggctgatttgaggtgctcgggaaaatatccctcctcaaagcatctattaaaaatgaaagcgagaggttgagatataaaattggctattttcttgAGCGTAATATTACCTTGAAATCACTTTTATGTGgctgacaatttcaattttatgttcTTATTgcttttcatatttcaaataatattcatcattttTGGAGCAGCTTGCTCAATTCCTATAAAACTATACTCCTAATATCTTCATACAATTATTCCTTCTTCTACACTaatcttatattatttctacACTAATAGGTTTAGGCTGTTACTTCTACTTCAGTGTTAACTAACTGAACTAAATTTTAATCAACAGTGTTAACAAACTCACTATTAACCAAAGTTTTGcatttataaaaattagattTGCCTTGG
The genomic region above belongs to Nilaparvata lugens isolate BPH chromosome 5, ASM1435652v1, whole genome shotgun sequence and contains:
- the LOC111048766 gene encoding dynein intermediate chain 3, ciliary — translated: MLEPMEHCIFQNNAVNIYEVYFGDDDRLPLVEKSCSRTVNVLRDPSPLKRAVQHLSWSPDGGTRIAVTHCNTQFQRATADYATHSYIWQVENPNKPELVLQPSVFIICLEYNPKDAHSLVSGLYNGQVAFWDTRRGGGQPVDVSRLYSSHRDPVSSVLWINSKSGTEFFSTSIDGQIKWWDVRKLAEPIENLLLDVVKGEEQSLSRAIGASCLEYEPTIPTRFMVGTENGLVISGNRKGKTPQEKLGAQYKCHHGPVMSLQRSPAFVKNFLTVGDWTARIWSEDCKESSIIWTSYHKSLLTAGCWSPARYSVFYITREDGTLDAWDILQNQRSPNLSVKVCDEPLRCLRCHESGQLVAVGNDKGTSFLVEFSENFITTAKNDKPMLTAMFERESRREKIIEGKMREVRLRGKVQRVSEVKEVKTNIISAADLMLEAAEKDFNDLLLEVGKRIIIFQQI